In the genome of Isoalcanivorax indicus, the window TCTATGTGGCCGACGGCAAGTTGTCCTGCCAGCTGTATCAGCGCAGCGGCGATATTTTCCTGGGCGTGCCCTTCAATATCGCCTCCTACAGCCTGCTGACATTGATGATGGCGCAGGTTTGCGATCTGCAACCGGGCGAGTTCGTTCACACCCTGGGCGATGCCCATCTCTACAGCAATCATATGCAACAGACCGAACTGCAACTGAGCCGTGCGCCCCGCGCATTGCCGACGCTGCGCATCAATCCGGCGGTCAAGGACCTGTTCGCGTTCTGTTTCGAGGATTTCGAATTGCTGGACTATGACCCGCACCCGCATATCAAGGCGCCGGTGGCCATATGAGCGATCTGGATCAACCCCTGTCCCTGTCCCTGATGGTGGCGCGTGCTGCCAACGGCTGTATCGGCCGGGACAACAAGCTGCCCTGGTACCTGCCCAACGACCTGAAATATTTCAAACAGGTCACCACTGGCAAGCCGATCATCATGGGCCGCAAGACCTGGGAATCCCTGCGCGGGCCCTTGCCGGGGCGCACCAATATCGTGATCACCCGGCAGCCGGATTATGCAGCCGACGGCGCGCGCGTGGTGCCATCACTGGAGGCGGCGATCCACCTGGCGGAGCAGGTGGCGCTGATTGATGGGGCCAGTGAGGCGGTGATCATCGGCGGCGCCGAGATTTACGCGCTGGCCTTGCCCAAGGTCGATCGCCTGTACGTGACCGAGGTGCATGCCGACGTGAGCGGCGATGCCTTCTTCCCCGACTATCCCCGCGACGTCTGGCTGGAGGTCGGCCGCGAGGATTTCACGGCCCAGCCGCCCAATGAATATGACTACAGCTTTGTGGTCTATGCCCGCCGTGCCTGATGTTGACGCCTAGCTTCCGCCCGGCGTCATCAGGCAGAAGTAGCGGAAGACGATAATGTTCAGCAGGCAACTGATCAGGCTGGTGACCACCGCCAGGCCGACGCTGCCCATGGCGTGGTCCCCGAACAGGCCGGTGAACA includes:
- a CDS encoding dihydrofolate reductase, whose translation is MSDLDQPLSLSLMVARAANGCIGRDNKLPWYLPNDLKYFKQVTTGKPIIMGRKTWESLRGPLPGRTNIVITRQPDYAADGARVVPSLEAAIHLAEQVALIDGASEAVIIGGAEIYALALPKVDRLYVTEVHADVSGDAFFPDYPRDVWLEVGREDFTAQPPNEYDYSFVVYARRA